Proteins from one Telopea speciosissima isolate NSW1024214 ecotype Mountain lineage chromosome 1, Tspe_v1, whole genome shotgun sequence genomic window:
- the LOC122649883 gene encoding probable aquaporin PIP1-4, whose translation MEGKEEDVKVGANKFQERVPIGTAAQSQDKDYRESPAEPLFEAGELRSWSFYRAGIAEFMATFLFLYITILTVMGVNRSPTKCASVGIQGIAWAFGGMIFALVYCTAGISGGHINPAVTFGLFLARKLSLTRAVFYMVMQCLGAICGAGVVKGFQKNQYEMLGGGANAVAHGYTKGDGLGAEIVGTFVLVYTVFSATDAKRNARDSHVPILAPLPIGFAVFLVHLATIPITGTGINPARSLGAAIIYNRDHAWDDHWIFWVGPFIGAALAALYHQVVIRAIPFKSK comes from the exons atggaggggaAAGAAGAGGACGTAAAAGTGGGAGCAAACAAGTTCCAGGAGAGGGTGCCGATAGGGACGGCTGCCCAGAGCCAAGACAAGGACTACAGGGAGTCACCCGCAGAGCCGTTGTTCGAAGCAGGGGAGTTGAGGTCATGGTCTTTCTACAGGGCAGGGATCGCGGAGTTCATGGCAACCTTCCTGTTCTTGTACATCACCATCTTGACGGTGATGGGTGTGAATAGGTCCCCCACCAAGTGTGCTTCCGTCGGGATTCAAGGCATCGCTTGGGCTTTCGGTGGAATGATCTTTGCTCTCGTCTATTGCACTGCTGGCATATCAG GGGGTCACATAAACCCAGCGGTGACTTTCGGACTGTTTCTGGCTAGGAAGCTATCACTCACGAGGGCGGTGTTCTACATGGTGATGCAGTGTCTTGGGGCCATCTGCGGTGCAGGAGTGGTGAAAGGGTTCCAGAAGAACCAGTACGAGATGCTGGGTGGGGGTGCCAACGCGGTGGCCCATGGCTACACCAAGGGCGATGGCCTTGGAGCCGAGATCGTCGGCACCTTCGTCCTCGTCTACACCGTCTTCTCTGCCACCGATGCCAAGCGTAACGCCCGAGACTCTCACGTCCCC ATCTTGGCACCGTTGCCCATTGGGTTCGCAGTGTTCCTGGTCCACTTGGCCACCATTCCCATTACAGGAACCGGTATCAACCCAGCCAGGAGTCTCGGTGCCGCCATCATCTACAACAGGGACCACGCCTGGGATGACCAT TGGATTTTCTGGGTGGGACCTTTCATCGGGGCAGCACTTGCAGCTCTCTACCATCAGGTGGTGATCAGGGCCATTCCCTTCAAATCCAAGTGA
- the LOC122649132 gene encoding myosin IB heavy chain — MEKFKSLRKVNIQIPETDDDVIETPEAKEEKGIRFKPPQNNIPEDQEPFMGVKVRRRASLHRDHQGDYLDVPSQPSLMKILEKQGDRQVLFADKVLKFTGSGKMKRRILLITDFAIYIVDPETDALKRRIALAAVDKLCLSELSDNFFAIIIPTEYDILIASTRKTEIVTVLVEATKSTSEYELEVLFSNRFEYHAASELVKEVEFEEVEGGVKTRILRK; from the exons ATGGAAAAATTCAAATCGTTGAGGAAAGTAAATATCCAGATCCCCGAAACTGATGACGATGTCATAGAAACACCAGAAGCCAAAGAGGAGAAAGGGATTCGATTTAAACCTCCCCAGAACAACATCCCAGAAGACCAAGAGCCTTTCATGGGGGTCAAGGTTAGAAGAAGAGCTTCGCTTCATAGAGACCATCAAGGAGATTATCTCGATGTTCCTTCTCAACCCTCTCTCATGAAGATATTGGAGAAACAAG GTGATCGACAGGTTCTCTTTGCAGATAAGGTTTTGAAATTCACTGGATCAGGGAAGATGAAGCGGCGTATTCTTTTAATTACAGACTTTGCCATTTACATTGTTGATCCGGAGACTGATGCCCTTAAGCGGCGAATTGCACTGGCAGCCGTTGATAAGCTTTGTTTGAGTGAGCTGAGTGATAATTTTTTTGCCATTATCATCCCAACTGAGTATGATATTCTCATAGCCAGTACTCGAAAGACAGAGATTGTGACTGTGTTGGTGGAAGCTACCAAGAGCACATCAGAATACGAACTTGAGGTGCTTTTCTCTAACAG GTTTGAGTACCATGCTGCTTCTGAGCTTGTCAAGGAAGTCGAATTTGAGGAAGTTGAAG GAGGTGTTAAAACAAGGATTTTGAGGAAGTGA